In a single window of the Gossypium hirsutum isolate 1008001.06 chromosome A13, Gossypium_hirsutum_v2.1, whole genome shotgun sequence genome:
- the LOC121212517 gene encoding structural maintenance of chromosomes protein 5 isoform X3 codes for MGDSLKQLIALNAEQEKDVERVRQRDELLEKVDCMKKKLPWLKYDMKKIEYLEAQKREKEAKKKLNEAAKMLNEFKAPIEKQKQEKTKLDDQCKRISNFMNENIKKRNDRLQKENEAAVQARSKYKEIEDLRREEACRKQSIIEAKMKLADAERDLQNLPAYEPPKEEIERLKSQILELTSSAHQMMQQKKEKEKSLGLMKTTLRNCVDGLKDMENTKTKLLHALKKSGAEKIFEAYQWLELHRKELNKDVYGPVLLEVNVSNEVHAKFLEGHVAHYIWKSFITQDSGDRDFLVNNLQPFDVPILNYVREESGQKAPSEISKQMHDLGIYSRLDQVFDAPAAVKDVMTSQFGLEHSYIGSDKTDRKADDIAKKLGILDFWTPQNHYHWSVSRYGDNEMSARVEPVHDSRLLLYGLDSGEIENMRSRKNELEKLIADAEEGIKSLQIQQRLVEDEAAKLQKQREEMVETARREMRKRKDLESCVEQRKRKLVSLERSGDIETAVDKLIEQAARSNIERLKHAIKVKDLLVEAVSCKWSYAEKHMASIEYDAKIIDSEVNLKEQEKFAYQASVNLQNCQQDVKDYSQQLLAAKRNAESIAIITPELERLFLQMPTTIEELEAAIQDNISQANSIVFLNQNILQEYEDRRRQIETISAKLESDGKELQRCLAEIHALKGSWLPKLRNLVSQINETFSRNFQEMAVAGEVSLDEHDTDFDQFGILVKVKFRQAGQLQVLSAHHQSGGERSVSTILYLVSLQDLANCPFRVVDEINQGMDPINERKMFQQLVQAASQPNTPQCFLLTPKLLPDLEYSEACSILNIMNGPWIEEPSKVWRNGDCWSTIAGLAETR; via the exons GTTGATTGTATGAAAAAGAAATTGCCTTGGCTGAAGTACGATATGAAGAAAATTGAATACTTGGAAGCCCAAAAGAGggaaaaagaagcaaaaaagaagttgaatgaaGCTGCAAAGATGCTAAATGAATTCAAAGCTCCCATAGA AAAACAAAAGCAAGAGAAAACAAAGCTGGATGATCAATGTAAACGCATAAGCAATTTCATGAATGAAAATATTAAGAAACGGAATGATCGTCTGCAGAAAGAGAATGAGGCG GCAGTGCAAGCGCGGAGTAAATATAAGGAAATCGAAGATTTGAGGAGAGAAGAAGCTTGTCGCAAACAAAGTATTATAGAGGCTAAAATGAAACTTGCTGATGCTGAAAGGGATCTTCAGAACTTGCCTGCATATGAGCCTCCTAAGGAGGAAATT GAGAGATTGAAAAGTCAAATTCTGGAGCTAACTTCTTCTGCTCATCAAATGATGCAGCAGAAGAAGGAGAAGGAAAAATCTCTAGGCCTAATGAAAACAACCCTAAGGAACTGTGTCGATGG TTTGAAAGATATGGAGAATACAAAAACTAAACTTCTTCATGCTTTAAAGAAATCTGGTGCAGAAAAGATATTTGAAGCTTATCAGTGGTTGGAATTGCATCGAAAGGAATTGAACAAGGACGTTTATGGCCCCGTATTGCTTGAG GTGAACGTCTCAAATGAGGTCCATGCTAAGTTCTTGGAAGGCCACGTTGCTCATTACATCTGGAAG TCTTTTATTACTCAAGATTCTGGTGATAGGGATTTTCTTGTAAACAACCTGCAGCCGTTTGATGTTCCCATTCTAAATTATGTTAGAGAAGAATCTGGTCAGAAAGCACCCTCTGAAATTTCTAAGCAG ATGCATGATCTGGGCATATATTCCCGGCTCGATCAGGTGTTTGATGCTCCCGCTGCCGTAAAGGATGTTATGACCTCACAGTTTGGTCTGGAGCATTCA TATATTGGGTCAGACAAAACTGATAGGAAAGCTGATGATATTGCAAAAAAATTGGGAATTTTAGATTTCTGGACTCCACAAAACCACTATCACTGGTCTGTTTCTAGATATGGTGATAATGAAATGTCAGCAAGAGTAGAACCTGTTCATGATTCACGTCTTCTACTGTATG GTTTGGATAGTGGGGAAATTGAAAATATGAGGTCCAGAAAGAATGAGCTTGAAAAGTTAATTGCTGATGCGGAGGAAGGCATAAAATCACTTCAGATTCAGCAAAGGCTGGTTGAAGATGAAGCAGCCAAACTTCAAAAACAGCGG GAGGAGATGGTTGAAACTGCAAGAAGGGAAATGAGAAAACGAAAAGATTTGGAAAGCTGCGTTG aacaaaggaaaagaaaattagtATCCTTGGAGAGAAGTGGTGATATAGAAACAGCTGTAGATAAGCTCATTGAGCAAGCTGCAAGATCAAATATAGAGCGGCTTAAACATGCAATTAAAGTTAAG GATTTGCTGGTTGAAGCTGTTTCCTGCAAATGGAGTTATGCTGAAAAACATATGGCCTCCATTGAATATGATGCAAAG ATTATAGACTCAGAAGTCAATCTCAAGGAGCAAGAGAAGTTTGCTTACCAGGCATCAGTGAATTTACAGAATT GTCAACAAGATGTAAAGGATTATTCTCAACAACTGTTGGCTGCCAAGAGAAATGCTGAATCAATTGCCATCATTACTCCTGAACTTGAAAGGTTATTTCTTCAG ATGCCAACTACAATTGAGGAATTGGAGGCTGCTATACAAGACAACATTTCTCAAGCCAATTCTATTGTTTTCCTAAACCAGAACATACTACAGGAATATGAAGATCGTAGACGTCAG ATAGAAACCATTTCTGCGAAACTAGAGTCAGATGGCAAGGAACTACAAAGGTGCTTAGCTGAGATACATGCTCTGAAG GGAAGTTGGCTTCCAAAATTGAGAAATCTTGTTAGCCAGATAAATGAAACTTTCAGTCGTAACTTCCAAGAGATGGCAGTTGCGGGAGAAGTTTCACTGG ATGAGCATGACACCGATTTTGATCAATTTGGGATACTTGTAAAAGTGAAGTTCAG GCAAGCAGGTCAACTTCAAGTTCTCAGTGCTCACCATCAATCTGGAGGG GAACGTTCAGTTTCAACTATTCTTTATCTTGTTTCTCTTCAAGATCTCGCTAATTGTCCCTTTAGGGTGGTTGATGAGATTAACCAAG GAATGGACCCCATTAATGAAAGAAAGATGTTTCAGCAATTAGTACAGGCTGCCAGCCAACCGAACACCCCACA GTGTTTCCTACTTACACCAAAGTTGCTACCAGATCTGGAATACAGCGAGGCATGTAGCATTCTGAATATAATGAACGGTCCCTGGATTGAGGAACCCTCTAAAG TATGGAGAAATGGAGACTGCTGGAGCACCATTGCAGGGTTAGCAGAAACACGCTGA
- the LOC107918853 gene encoding protein RGF1 INDUCIBLE TRANSCRIPTION FACTOR 1, which yields MINIDQEETSSVREIRPKSRRIMGGGGPDDEDDEDEDMKWPPWLRPLLQTSFFGQCKLHADAHKSECNMYCLECMNGALCSLCLAYHKDHRTIQIRRSSYHDVIRVSEIQKLIDITGIQTYIINSARIVFLNERPQPRLGKGVTNTCHVCHRSLLDSFTFCSLGCKVVGTSKKLIKKGKLSTEMEYSEGESLNISVSIEGIQSIQQSFTPSTPPPTARRRKGVPHRAPMGGSL from the exons ATGATAAATATCGACCAAGAAGAAACAAGTAGCGTTAGAGAAATCAGACCAAAAAGCAGAAGAATCATG GGAGGAGGAGGAccagatgatgaagatgatgaggaTGAGGATATGAAGTGGCCGCCATGGCTGAGACCTCTGCTTCAAACAAGCTTTTTTGGTCAATGCAAGCTGCACGCAGATGCTCATAAGAGTGAATGCAACATGTATTGCTTGGAATGCATGAATGGAGCGCTTTGTTCACTTTGCCTTGCTTATCACAAGGACCATAGAACCATTCAG ATAAGGAGATCATCATACCATGATGTGATAAGGGTTTCAGAGATTCAGAAACTGATAGACATAACAGGGATTCAAACATACATAATAAACAGTGCCCGGATAGTGTTCTTGAATGAAAGACCACAGCCTAGGTTGGGCAAAGGTGTTACGAATACCTGCCATGTCTGCCACCGCAGCCTCCTTGATTCCTTCACCTTCTGCTCTCTTGGTTGCAAG GTGGTTGGGACATCGAAGAAGTTGATTAAGAAAGGAAAATTATCCACAGAAATGGAGTACTCTGAAGGTGAGTCGCTAAACATAAGTGTTAGCATTGAGGGTATACAGAGCATACAGCAAAGCTTCACGCCATCGACGCCGCCACCTACGGCCAGGAGGAGGAAGGGAGTACCTCATCGAGCTCCAATGGGAGGCTCATTATAG